A genomic segment from Myxococcota bacterium encodes:
- a CDS encoding N-formylglutamate amidohydrolase: MAAPPSLVLTCEHGGARVPRAYAAALRIPDAVLASHRGFDAGALDAARALSRALAAPLVAATTTRLLVDLNRSPHNPRAFSPFARRLPREVREALLRDVHAPHWARVRAALDAAAERAPSVVHVAVHSFTPVLGGDERRFDVGLLYDPRRAPELRFARRLQAALRHVLPGLRVRRNAPYRGVADGLATAMRRERPARRYVGLELELCQAWLARDPKRRLLVKAVELALRSVLAQNA, encoded by the coding sequence GTGGCGGCGCCGCCCTCGCTCGTCCTGACGTGCGAGCACGGCGGCGCGCGCGTGCCGCGCGCGTACGCGGCGGCGCTCCGCATTCCGGATGCCGTGCTCGCCTCGCACCGCGGCTTCGACGCCGGCGCGCTCGACGCGGCGCGCGCGCTGTCGCGCGCGCTCGCGGCTCCGCTCGTCGCCGCGACGACGACGCGCCTGCTCGTCGACCTCAACCGCTCGCCGCACAACCCGCGCGCGTTCTCGCCCTTCGCGCGGCGCCTGCCGCGCGAGGTGCGCGAAGCCCTGCTGCGCGACGTCCACGCTCCGCACTGGGCGCGCGTGCGCGCGGCGCTCGACGCGGCGGCGGAGCGCGCGCCGTCGGTCGTCCACGTCGCCGTGCACAGCTTCACGCCCGTGCTCGGCGGCGACGAGCGCCGCTTCGACGTCGGCCTCCTCTACGATCCGCGCCGCGCGCCCGAGCTTCGCTTCGCGCGGCGCCTGCAGGCCGCGCTGCGCCACGTGCTGCCGGGCCTGCGCGTGCGGCGCAACGCGCCCTACCGCGGCGTCGCCGACGGGCTCGCGACCGCGATGCGCCGCGAACGGCCCGCGCGCCGCTACGTCGGCCTCGAGCTCGAGCTCTGCCAGGCGTGGCTCGCGCGCGATCCGAAGCGCCGGCTGCTCGTGAAGGCCGTCGAGCTCGCGCTCCGCTCCGTGCTCGCTCAGAACGCGTAG
- a CDS encoding PQQ-dependent sugar dehydrogenase, whose translation MASPRRARLGLLRRVRSLAIAAAGGLVAALVSPPAGAGPLSGPVLDDGTTAELVDVLQLPATAGSGGRARINFLREAPDGSGRLFVNDLRGRLYALDAGTLHTYLDVAATFPAFRDAPGLGTGFTSFAFHPGFATNGLFYTVHSEDVGGTPPTHGPAIPDAIAQHAVLTEWHATNPAANAFAGTRRELLRVAAVHVIHNLCELAFDPAAAPGSADYGLLYVAGGDNGAREIGSLGQVQRLDTLYGAVLRIDPLGGTGAPYSYGIPATNPFANDGDPGTLGEIFAYGFRNAHRLAWDRAVPGRLFALDVGEHQLEEVNRLVAGRNYGWDAREGTYVYDASSGGVAPLPANDAALGFTYPVAQYDHDEGIAIAGGVVDRSRAASATYGKLVYGDIASGRLFYSDVLELLAADDGDPATTAAVHELHVTQGGLPTTLLDVVRAKKGTPGLARVDLRFGEDLAGNLYVMTKQDGMLRRLVPEARVPALPAWAFGALALGLAAAAGTVGRRSA comes from the coding sequence ATGGCCTCCCCCCGCCGAGCTCGCCTCGGCCTGCTCCGCCGCGTCCGGTCCCTCGCGATCGCGGCCGCCGGCGGCCTCGTCGCGGCGCTGGTCTCGCCGCCGGCCGGCGCGGGGCCGCTCTCCGGCCCCGTCCTCGACGACGGCACGACGGCCGAGCTCGTCGACGTCCTCCAGCTCCCCGCGACCGCGGGGAGCGGCGGGCGCGCGCGCATCAACTTCCTGCGCGAGGCGCCGGACGGCAGCGGCCGGCTCTTCGTCAACGACCTGCGCGGCCGCCTCTACGCGCTCGACGCCGGCACCCTCCATACTTATCTGGACGTCGCGGCGACCTTCCCGGCCTTCCGCGACGCGCCCGGGCTCGGCACGGGCTTCACGAGCTTCGCGTTCCACCCCGGCTTCGCGACGAACGGGCTCTTCTACACCGTGCACAGCGAGGACGTCGGCGGCACGCCGCCGACGCACGGGCCCGCCATTCCGGACGCGATCGCGCAGCACGCGGTGCTGACCGAGTGGCACGCGACGAACCCCGCGGCGAACGCGTTCGCGGGCACGCGCCGCGAGCTCCTGCGCGTCGCGGCCGTGCACGTCATCCACAACCTCTGCGAGCTCGCGTTCGACCCGGCGGCGGCGCCGGGGAGCGCGGACTACGGGCTCCTCTACGTCGCGGGCGGCGACAACGGCGCGCGCGAGATCGGCAGCCTCGGGCAGGTGCAGCGGCTCGACACGCTGTACGGCGCGGTGCTGCGCATCGACCCGCTCGGCGGCACGGGCGCGCCGTACTCGTACGGCATCCCGGCGACGAACCCGTTCGCGAACGACGGCGACCCGGGCACGCTCGGCGAGATCTTCGCCTACGGCTTCCGCAACGCGCACCGCCTCGCGTGGGATCGCGCCGTTCCCGGACGGCTCTTCGCGCTCGACGTCGGCGAGCACCAGCTCGAGGAGGTGAACCGCCTCGTCGCCGGCCGCAACTACGGCTGGGACGCGCGCGAGGGCACGTACGTGTACGACGCGAGCTCGGGCGGCGTCGCGCCGCTGCCCGCGAACGACGCGGCGCTCGGCTTCACCTACCCGGTCGCGCAGTACGACCACGACGAGGGCATCGCGATCGCGGGCGGCGTCGTCGATCGCAGCCGCGCCGCGAGCGCGACGTACGGCAAGCTCGTCTACGGCGACATCGCGAGCGGCCGCCTCTTCTACAGCGACGTCCTCGAGCTGCTCGCGGCCGACGACGGCGACCCGGCGACGACCGCGGCCGTGCACGAGCTGCACGTCACGCAGGGCGGGCTTCCGACGACGCTGCTCGACGTCGTGCGCGCGAAGAAGGGAACGCCCGGGCTCGCGCGCGTCGACCTGCGCTTCGGCGAGGACCTCGCCGGCAACCTCTACGTGATGACGAAGCAGGACGGCATGCTGCGGCGCCTCGTTCCCGAGGCGCGCGTGCCGGCCCTGCCCGCCTGGGCCTTCGGCGCGCTCGCCCTCGGCCTCGCCGCCGCGGCCGGCACCGTCGGACGCCGCTCCGCCTAG
- a CDS encoding BlaI/MecI/CopY family transcriptional regulator: MTRAARLPLLGPLERLVLEELWRAGTRDVAQVHACVALRRDVARNTVQTTLERLVRKRLATRARRGRAYVYEAALTRREWIARALDDLVASLPRVESQLLAASFVDLADRTSPELLDALAERVRARERERERTRVEAPSRVGGPHESASSAADRPRDARAPERLRGADGAESE, encoded by the coding sequence GTGACGCGCGCCGCGCGCCTTCCGCTGCTCGGACCGCTCGAGCGCCTCGTGCTCGAGGAGCTCTGGCGCGCGGGAACGCGCGACGTCGCGCAGGTGCACGCGTGCGTCGCGCTCCGCCGCGACGTCGCGCGCAACACCGTGCAGACGACGCTCGAGCGCCTCGTCCGCAAGCGGCTCGCGACGCGCGCGCGCCGGGGACGCGCCTACGTGTACGAGGCCGCGCTCACGCGGCGCGAGTGGATCGCGCGCGCGCTCGACGACCTCGTCGCCTCGCTGCCGCGCGTCGAGTCGCAGCTGCTCGCCGCGAGCTTCGTCGACCTCGCGGATCGCACGAGCCCCGAGCTCCTCGACGCGCTCGCCGAGCGCGTGCGCGCGCGGGAGCGCGAGCGCGAGCGCACGCGGGTGGAGGCGCCGTCGCGCGTGGGCGGGCCGCACGAGAGCGCGTCGAGCGCGGCCGACCGGCCGCGCGACGCGCGCGCACCGGAACGCCTGCGCGGCGCCGACGGCGCGGAGAGCGAGTGA
- a CDS encoding glutamate-cysteine ligase family protein has protein sequence MADAARPPLALFAAYGIELEYMIVDAATLDVRSIADALIADERGDVEDDVDRGAFAWSNELARHVIEVKTNGPVAKLAGAAEGFAAEIARIEQHLAARGARLLPTAMHPWMDPAREFAIWPHGARAIYDAFDRIFDCRGHGWSNLQSAHLNLPFANDDEFARLHAAARAVLPLLPALAAASPYVEGRASGRLDTRLEVYRTNARRVPSVSGAVVPEPLFTRAAYEAMLEGIYRDLAPLDPEGVLRHEWVNARGCIARFDRMALEIRVLDVQECPLADVAIAAVVSRVVRALCEGGAAQQARLRALDTAALAALLDRATRLGEAAPLDAPDLLAALGLDAGTRTAGDAWRALVARHVADDAELAELHPAIELLCEEGTLASRIVRRVAERGADRDAPPREALRAVYAELADCLRANRMFAASA, from the coding sequence GTGGCTGACGCCGCGCGCCCGCCGCTCGCGCTCTTCGCCGCCTACGGGATCGAGCTCGAGTACATGATCGTCGACGCCGCGACGCTCGACGTGCGCTCGATCGCCGACGCGCTGATCGCCGACGAGCGCGGCGACGTCGAGGACGACGTCGACCGCGGCGCGTTCGCGTGGTCGAACGAGCTCGCGCGACACGTGATCGAGGTGAAGACGAACGGCCCGGTCGCGAAGCTCGCCGGCGCGGCCGAGGGCTTCGCGGCGGAGATCGCGCGCATCGAGCAGCACCTGGCCGCGCGCGGCGCGCGCCTCCTCCCGACGGCGATGCACCCGTGGATGGACCCGGCGCGCGAGTTCGCCATCTGGCCGCACGGCGCGCGCGCGATCTACGACGCGTTCGACCGCATCTTCGACTGTCGCGGCCACGGCTGGTCGAACCTGCAGAGCGCGCACCTGAACCTGCCCTTCGCGAACGACGACGAGTTCGCGCGCCTGCACGCGGCGGCGCGCGCCGTGCTGCCGCTCCTGCCCGCGCTCGCCGCGGCGTCGCCCTACGTCGAGGGCCGCGCCTCGGGCCGGCTCGACACGCGGCTCGAGGTCTACCGCACGAACGCGAGGCGGGTGCCGTCGGTGAGCGGCGCGGTCGTTCCCGAGCCGCTCTTCACGCGCGCCGCGTACGAGGCGATGCTCGAGGGCATCTACCGCGACCTCGCGCCGCTCGATCCGGAGGGCGTCCTGCGCCACGAGTGGGTGAACGCGCGCGGCTGCATCGCGCGCTTCGACCGCATGGCACTCGAGATCCGCGTCCTCGACGTGCAGGAGTGCCCGCTCGCCGACGTCGCGATCGCGGCGGTCGTGAGCCGGGTGGTGCGCGCGCTGTGCGAAGGAGGAGCCGCGCAGCAGGCGCGACTGCGCGCGCTCGACACCGCCGCGCTCGCCGCGCTGCTCGACCGCGCGACGCGGCTCGGCGAGGCCGCGCCGCTCGACGCGCCGGACCTCCTCGCGGCGCTCGGCCTCGACGCCGGCACGCGCACCGCGGGCGACGCGTGGCGCGCGCTCGTCGCGCGCCACGTCGCGGACGACGCCGAGCTCGCGGAGCTGCACCCCGCGATCGAGCTCCTGTGCGAGGAGGGGACGCTCGCGTCGCGCATCGTGCGGCGCGTGGCCGAGCGGGGCGCCGACCGCGACGCGCCGCCGCGCGAAGCGCTCCGCGCCGTCTACGCCGAGCTCGCCGACTGCCTGCGCGCGAACCGGATGTTCGCGGCGAGCGCCTAG
- a CDS encoding sulfatase-like hydrolase/transferase has translation MRGFATRFAAAVGALAIGAVLVVSLAVALRLAQVRFFRSPAKPERAAEKAAYLERVAQAASGRDASALPSFVVVFFDDLGYGDLGSYGNRLIATPRLDALADQGLRMTQFYAAAPVCTPSRAALLTGRFPFRAGAGPHVYFPNDAPLGLALGFFGFPNEVRSDEIFLPEALRAAGYATGMVGKWHLGDADGHRPNDLGFDSYYGVLWSHDMQPLDVYRDRDVVVRDETEQSWLHAFRDEEDAREFRGIDPRTFTDDYTREAIRFLERSQADGPRPFFLYLAHSAPHVPHFASRAQAGRSRGGVYGDVVEDLDRSTGELVDALDRLGLSERTLVLVTSDNGADYGGSPGALRGRKGEVLEGGMRVPMIARWPGRVASGTSDAIAMNLDVFPTLLGLAGVPLPDDRVVDGRDLAPVLLANAPSPHEFLYYLGGAASGSHVAAVRDARFKYLLESGDRGRSRPHLTSLALDAEAHDLRARHPEEAARLAQAAARLQAELDANPRGFRE, from the coding sequence ATGCGAGGATTCGCGACGCGGTTCGCAGCGGCCGTCGGAGCGCTCGCGATCGGCGCGGTGCTCGTCGTTTCGCTCGCGGTCGCGCTGCGGCTCGCGCAGGTGCGCTTCTTCCGCTCGCCCGCGAAGCCCGAGCGCGCGGCCGAGAAGGCCGCCTATCTCGAGCGCGTCGCGCAGGCGGCGAGCGGGCGCGACGCGAGCGCGCTGCCGAGCTTCGTCGTCGTCTTCTTCGACGACCTCGGCTACGGCGACCTCGGGAGCTACGGCAACCGGCTGATCGCGACGCCGCGCCTCGACGCGCTGGCCGACCAGGGCCTGCGCATGACGCAGTTCTACGCGGCGGCGCCCGTGTGCACGCCGTCGCGCGCCGCCCTGCTCACCGGGCGCTTCCCGTTCCGCGCCGGCGCGGGCCCGCACGTCTACTTCCCGAACGACGCGCCGCTCGGCCTCGCGCTCGGGTTCTTCGGCTTCCCGAACGAGGTGCGGAGCGACGAGATCTTCCTGCCCGAGGCGCTGCGCGCGGCGGGCTATGCGACGGGCATGGTCGGCAAGTGGCACCTCGGCGACGCGGACGGCCACCGCCCGAACGATCTCGGCTTCGACTCGTACTACGGCGTCCTGTGGAGCCACGACATGCAGCCGCTCGACGTCTACCGCGACCGCGACGTCGTCGTGCGCGACGAGACGGAGCAGAGCTGGCTGCACGCGTTCCGCGACGAGGAGGACGCGCGCGAGTTCCGCGGCATCGACCCGCGCACGTTCACCGACGACTACACGCGCGAGGCGATCCGCTTCCTCGAGCGCAGCCAGGCCGACGGCCCGCGGCCGTTCTTCCTCTACCTCGCGCACAGCGCGCCGCACGTGCCGCACTTCGCGTCGCGCGCGCAGGCGGGGCGCTCGCGCGGCGGCGTCTACGGCGACGTCGTCGAGGACCTCGACCGCAGCACGGGCGAGCTCGTCGACGCGCTCGACCGCCTCGGCCTCTCGGAGCGCACGCTCGTGCTCGTCACGAGCGACAACGGCGCCGACTACGGCGGCAGCCCGGGCGCGCTCCGCGGCCGCAAGGGCGAGGTGCTCGAGGGCGGCATGCGCGTCCCGATGATCGCGCGCTGGCCGGGCCGCGTGGCGAGCGGGACGAGCGACGCGATCGCGATGAACCTCGACGTCTTCCCCACGCTGCTCGGGCTGGCCGGGGTGCCGCTGCCCGACGACCGCGTCGTCGACGGGCGCGATCTCGCGCCCGTGCTGCTCGCGAACGCGCCCTCGCCGCACGAGTTCCTCTACTACCTGGGCGGCGCCGCGTCCGGGAGCCACGTCGCCGCGGTTCGCGACGCGCGCTTCAAGTACCTGCTCGAGAGCGGCGACCGCGGTCGCTCGCGACCGCACCTCACGAGCCTCGCGCTCGACGCCGAGGCGCACGACCTGCGCGCACGTCATCCCGAGGAGGCGGCGCGGCTCGCGCAGGCCGCCGCGCGCCTCCAGGCCGAGCTCGACGCGAACCCGCGCGGCTTTCGGGAGTAG
- a CDS encoding TonB-dependent receptor encodes MSKRPLPCLLLLALTIASPPALAHDEGDAPPTEVVRIVGERAVEATSKIVVPADEFDLRPLESGGQMLEAVPGALTAQHTGGGKAEQYFLRGFDADHGTDLSVRFDGVPVNLRTHAHGQGYIDLHFVTRETIERLAVGKGPYSAREGDFATAAAIDYVPYDSLDRSLVLAEGGMFDTWRVVGAASPRFGAFATDDADAVFSLEAYHTDGPFRSDEDLTRISVFGRGSAAVTDSLRLFGHVVGYDADWNASGLVPRRLVEDGTISRFGSVDPTEGGRSTRVQGKAGFEWTPTSRDRLTAFAYLVHYDLDLFSNFTFALNDPVNGDGIVQKDDRLYAGGVVELEHALDGMLDGALRAGVETRWDAARVRLGRQTARAITGFTSDDDVEEWSAAPWAELELLPLPWVRLVGGARYEVFGFDVQSHLPGGPRHRGDDRIWLPKASLVLTPFRADGALPCDWQPLSDLELFLSYGTGFHSNDVRAAATSDRILARAPGAEVGIHTHLAPHVSISVTGFWLELESELAFVGDEGTTEAGGRTRRLGVEAAARADLTPWLYVRGDLAFTDARTTSNDERIAQAPRFIAKGAIGVEYEGFRAELAVKHLGERRAEEGLQQPTLSDYTVLDLGASYAWDAVEVGLAIENLTDAKWRSSEFYFASCVAGEVCTGASDFHFTPGNPINLRGFVRYAF; translated from the coding sequence ATGTCGAAGCGCCCGCTCCCGTGTCTGCTGTTGCTCGCCCTGACGATCGCGAGCCCGCCCGCCCTCGCGCACGACGAGGGCGACGCGCCGCCCACCGAAGTGGTCCGCATCGTCGGCGAGCGCGCGGTCGAAGCGACCTCGAAGATCGTCGTGCCGGCCGACGAGTTCGACCTGCGGCCGCTCGAGAGCGGCGGGCAGATGCTCGAGGCCGTTCCCGGCGCGCTGACCGCGCAGCACACGGGCGGCGGCAAGGCCGAGCAGTACTTCCTGCGCGGCTTCGACGCCGATCACGGCACCGATCTCTCCGTGCGCTTCGACGGCGTGCCCGTCAACCTCCGCACGCACGCGCACGGCCAGGGCTACATCGATCTCCACTTCGTCACGCGCGAGACGATCGAGCGGCTCGCCGTCGGCAAGGGCCCCTACTCCGCGCGCGAGGGCGATTTCGCGACGGCCGCCGCGATCGACTACGTCCCCTACGACTCGCTCGACCGCTCGCTCGTGCTCGCCGAGGGCGGGATGTTCGACACGTGGCGCGTGGTGGGCGCGGCCTCGCCGCGCTTCGGCGCGTTCGCGACCGACGACGCGGACGCCGTGTTCTCGCTCGAGGCCTATCACACGGACGGCCCGTTCCGCTCCGACGAGGATCTGACGCGCATCTCCGTGTTCGGGCGCGGCAGCGCGGCGGTGACGGACTCGCTCCGGCTCTTCGGCCACGTCGTCGGCTACGACGCCGACTGGAACGCGTCGGGCCTCGTCCCGCGGCGGCTCGTCGAGGACGGCACGATCTCGCGCTTCGGCTCGGTCGACCCGACCGAGGGCGGGAGGTCGACGCGCGTGCAGGGCAAGGCGGGCTTCGAGTGGACGCCGACGTCGCGCGATCGCCTGACCGCCTTCGCCTACCTCGTCCACTACGACCTCGACCTCTTCTCCAACTTCACGTTCGCGCTGAACGACCCCGTGAACGGCGACGGCATCGTGCAGAAGGACGACCGTCTCTACGCGGGCGGCGTCGTCGAGCTCGAGCACGCGCTCGACGGGATGCTCGACGGCGCGCTGCGCGCGGGCGTCGAGACGCGCTGGGACGCGGCGCGCGTGCGGCTCGGCCGCCAGACGGCGCGCGCGATCACCGGCTTCACGAGCGACGACGACGTCGAGGAGTGGTCGGCCGCGCCGTGGGCCGAGCTCGAGCTGCTGCCCCTCCCGTGGGTGCGCCTCGTGGGCGGCGCGCGCTACGAGGTCTTCGGGTTCGACGTGCAGAGCCACCTGCCGGGCGGCCCGCGCCACCGCGGCGACGATCGCATCTGGCTCCCGAAGGCGAGCCTCGTGCTGACGCCGTTCCGCGCGGACGGCGCGCTCCCGTGCGACTGGCAGCCGCTCTCCGACCTCGAGCTCTTCCTGAGCTACGGCACGGGCTTCCACTCGAACGACGTGCGCGCGGCGGCGACGAGCGACCGCATCCTCGCGCGCGCACCCGGCGCGGAGGTCGGCATCCACACGCACCTCGCGCCGCACGTGAGCATCTCGGTCACGGGCTTCTGGCTCGAGCTCGAGAGCGAGCTCGCGTTCGTCGGCGACGAGGGCACGACGGAGGCCGGCGGGCGCACGCGACGGCTCGGCGTCGAAGCCGCCGCGCGCGCCGACCTGACGCCGTGGCTCTACGTGCGCGGCGACCTCGCCTTCACCGACGCGCGCACGACGTCGAACGACGAGCGCATCGCACAGGCGCCGCGCTTCATCGCGAAGGGCGCGATCGGCGTCGAGTACGAAGGCTTCCGCGCGGAGCTCGCCGTGAAGCACCTCGGCGAGCGGCGCGCCGAAGAAGGGCTGCAGCAGCCGACGCTCTCCGACTACACCGTGCTCGACCTCGGCGCGTCGTACGCGTGGGACGCGGTCGAGGTCGGGCTCGCGATCGAGAACCTGACCGACGCGAAGTGGCGGAGCTCGGAGTTCTACTTCGCGTCGTGCGTCGCGGGCGAGGTGTGCACGGGCGCGTCCGACTTCCACTTCACGCCCGGCAATCCCATCAACCTGCGCGGCTTCGTCCGCTACGCGTTCTGA
- a CDS encoding M48 family metalloprotease: MIALCLAPGVAGWATASGDHCLRHADHPHLCLVHPTALAAPALGVALAAALALFGAGAWRGARRVARARRAAARLRAGRTRALAADVEVIETERAFSFALAGRAPLVLVSSALVEALDARALDAVLAHERAHLARRDPLVLAIARAAARALPGRVREDVLATLALAAEQACDDAAAACAGDRLLVARALLEVAALVARSHEGPRREARALVAASFADGDVERRVEHLLRDAAAPVSRDAAAPGASLRAALATAAALALLALAAQPVHHAVEHVLGLLAGSR, translated from the coding sequence GTGATCGCGCTGTGCCTGGCACCCGGAGTCGCGGGCTGGGCGACGGCGAGCGGCGACCACTGCCTTCGCCACGCCGACCACCCGCATCTGTGCCTCGTGCACCCGACCGCGCTCGCGGCCCCGGCTCTCGGCGTCGCTCTCGCGGCGGCGCTCGCCCTCTTCGGCGCCGGCGCGTGGCGCGGCGCGCGCCGCGTCGCCCGCGCGCGGCGCGCGGCCGCGCGCCTGCGCGCGGGTCGTACCCGCGCGCTCGCAGCCGACGTCGAGGTCATCGAGACCGAGCGCGCGTTCTCGTTCGCCCTCGCCGGCCGCGCGCCGCTCGTGCTCGTCTCGAGCGCACTCGTCGAGGCGCTCGACGCGCGCGCGCTCGACGCCGTGCTCGCGCACGAGCGCGCGCACCTCGCGCGCCGCGACCCGCTCGTGCTCGCGATCGCGCGCGCGGCCGCGCGCGCGCTTCCCGGGCGCGTGCGCGAGGACGTGCTCGCGACGCTCGCCCTCGCCGCCGAGCAGGCCTGCGACGACGCCGCGGCCGCCTGCGCCGGCGATCGCCTGCTCGTCGCCCGCGCACTCCTCGAGGTGGCCGCGCTCGTCGCGCGGTCGCACGAGGGGCCGCGACGCGAGGCCCGCGCGCTCGTCGCCGCCTCGTTCGCCGACGGCGACGTCGAGCGGCGCGTCGAGCACCTGCTCCGCGACGCCGCGGCCCCCGTATCGCGCGACGCGGCGGCTCCGGGAGCGAGCCTGCGCGCGGCCCTCGCGACGGCCGCCGCGCTCGCGCTCCTCGCGCTCGCCGCGCAGCCCGTCCACCACGCGGTCGAGCACGTGCTCGGGCTGCTCGCCGGGAGTCGCTGA
- a CDS encoding VOC family protein yields MAGIHEVFAYLRVDGAARAIDYYREAFGAVERFRLVEPGGRVGHAELALGGTTLMLSDEFPEAGIRGPAAVGGTTVAIHLHVDDADAVLARAESAGGTIVRPAQDHFYGERSGTVRDPFGHEWSVGHSIEAVTPEEMQRRYDALFAG; encoded by the coding sequence ATGGCCGGGATCCACGAGGTCTTCGCGTACCTGCGCGTCGACGGCGCCGCGCGCGCGATCGACTACTACCGCGAGGCGTTCGGCGCGGTCGAGCGCTTCCGGCTGGTCGAGCCCGGGGGCCGGGTCGGGCACGCCGAGCTCGCGCTCGGCGGCACGACGCTGATGCTCTCCGACGAGTTTCCCGAGGCGGGCATCCGGGGGCCCGCGGCGGTGGGCGGCACCACCGTCGCGATCCATCTGCACGTGGACGACGCCGACGCCGTCCTCGCGCGCGCCGAGAGCGCGGGCGGGACGATCGTGCGCCCGGCGCAGGACCACTTCTACGGGGAGCGAAGCGGCACGGTGCGCGACCCGTTCGGGCACGAGTGGAGCGTCGGGCACTCGATCGAGGCGGTGACGCCCGAGGAGATGCAGCGGCGCTACGACGCCCTGTTCGCGGGCTGA
- a CDS encoding RimK family protein, with the protein MKPIIVVENTKRWPLRLEGAEVVSAREYLVSNAWGGKRGLRVYNFCRTYGYQTLGYYVSLLAAARGHRALPTVETLQDLRLAPVVRIVSQELDALIQKSLARLRSAKFELSVYFGHNLATTYESLARALYQQFPVPLLRASFEKRGREWRLSSVRPIATSEIPDEHRTFVIAQAEEHFDRNTRPARAKRTFQYDMAILVDPTAEDAPSDDKALRKFAKAAADVGIGAELIGLDEAPDIAEYDALFIRQTTYVNGPTYRLSRRAATEGLVVIDDPTSILRCSNKVFLAELFERNKVPQPKTFVAHEDAIGEIAAAVGLPCVLKRPDSAFSRGVVRADTEDELREKAKLFLADSELVVAQEFMASDFDWRIGVLGGKALYACRYHMARGHWQIIAAKEGGKTRYGRVEAVPLDQAPPQAVETGVRAASLIGDGLYGVDIKESQGRFVVMEVNDNPNVEAGYEDGAVGDALYAAVMQWFRERLDKRGGNGGPRSG; encoded by the coding sequence GTGAAGCCGATCATCGTCGTCGAGAACACGAAGCGCTGGCCGCTGCGCCTCGAGGGCGCCGAGGTCGTGTCGGCGCGCGAGTACCTCGTGAGCAACGCGTGGGGCGGGAAGCGCGGGCTGCGCGTCTACAACTTCTGCCGCACCTACGGCTACCAGACGCTCGGCTACTACGTGTCGCTGCTCGCGGCCGCGCGTGGGCACCGCGCGCTGCCGACGGTGGAGACGCTCCAGGACCTGCGCCTCGCGCCGGTCGTGCGCATCGTGTCGCAGGAGCTCGACGCGCTGATCCAGAAGAGCCTCGCGCGCCTGCGCAGCGCGAAGTTCGAGCTCTCGGTCTACTTCGGGCACAACCTCGCGACGACCTACGAGTCGCTCGCGCGCGCCCTCTACCAGCAGTTCCCCGTGCCGCTCCTGCGCGCGAGCTTCGAGAAGCGCGGACGCGAGTGGCGCCTCTCCTCCGTGCGCCCGATCGCGACCAGCGAGATCCCCGACGAGCACCGCACCTTCGTGATCGCGCAGGCGGAGGAGCACTTCGACCGCAACACGCGTCCCGCCCGCGCGAAGCGCACGTTCCAGTACGACATGGCGATCCTCGTCGACCCGACGGCCGAGGACGCGCCGTCCGACGACAAGGCGCTGCGCAAGTTCGCGAAGGCCGCGGCCGACGTCGGCATCGGCGCCGAGCTCATCGGGCTCGACGAGGCGCCCGACATCGCCGAGTACGACGCGCTCTTCATCCGGCAGACGACCTACGTCAACGGGCCGACCTACCGGCTCTCGCGCCGCGCCGCGACGGAGGGGCTCGTCGTGATCGACGACCCGACGTCGATCCTGCGCTGCTCGAACAAGGTGTTCCTCGCCGAGCTGTTCGAGCGCAACAAGGTCCCGCAGCCGAAGACGTTCGTCGCGCACGAGGACGCGATCGGCGAGATCGCGGCGGCGGTGGGCCTTCCGTGCGTGCTGAAGCGCCCCGACTCCGCGTTCTCGCGCGGCGTAGTACGCGCCGACACCGAGGACGAGCTGCGCGAGAAGGCGAAGCTCTTCCTCGCCGACTCGGAGCTCGTCGTCGCGCAGGAGTTCATGGCCTCGGACTTCGACTGGCGCATCGGCGTGCTCGGCGGGAAGGCGCTCTACGCCTGTCGCTACCACATGGCGCGCGGCCACTGGCAGATCATCGCGGCGAAGGAGGGCGGCAAGACGCGCTACGGCCGCGTCGAGGCCGTGCCCCTCGACCAGGCGCCGCCGCAGGCGGTGGAGACCGGCGTGCGCGCCGCGTCGCTGATCGGCGACGGGCTCTATGGCGTCGACATCAAGGAGTCGCAGGGCCGCTTCGTCGTGATGGAGGTGAACGACAACCCGAACGTCGAGGCGGGCTACGAGGACGGCGCCGTCGGCGACGCGCTCTACGCGGCCGTGATGCAGTGGTTCCGCGAGCGCCTCGACAAGCGGGGCGGCAACGGAGGCCCGCGAAGTGGCTGA